The following proteins are co-located in the Pseudoalteromonas rubra genome:
- a CDS encoding sensor histidine kinase, which produces MRHFALSLLLAVVVISIATSWLFDHLYQTFTPTQQQHTPQTQLAQLARDIHALVAATDSPHALLSNWPARSLLQPQIVPASAFPLPAALQTKLQANEQIQLETDQQRLFLQRLPNSTDLLIIRSDQVTSRSDLAWWLTGLFYTAMMMLILIWLLPFLLRLLKLRRAAQRFGAGDLSQRLQVGSVMYLRELERDFNHMAERIEYLVQDVKLLSGAMSHELRTPLARIRLGMDTLEETTNPDKRRHYEAKINRDLDTMSALIDQLLSYARMDQSIAELQRRPLDLCLLVRQVSSTWHDMDITLKLALPEHAVQVIGDPFYLTTLLSNLLENASKYGNGQIVVTLKHSPGFCTLAVHDDGSGVPSTQQAHIFKPFVRAHTDDPARRGFGLGLALAQRITDWHQGQLGVSDSTRLSGACFTLQLPA; this is translated from the coding sequence ATGCGTCATTTTGCCCTTTCACTCCTGCTGGCCGTCGTGGTTATTTCCATCGCCACCAGCTGGCTGTTTGACCATCTCTATCAGACGTTCACACCGACTCAGCAGCAACACACGCCTCAGACGCAACTGGCGCAGCTGGCCCGGGACATACATGCGTTGGTTGCTGCCACAGATTCACCCCATGCCTTGCTGTCAAACTGGCCTGCTCGGTCGCTCCTGCAACCTCAAATTGTCCCGGCATCAGCGTTCCCGCTTCCGGCTGCGCTGCAAACCAAATTACAAGCCAATGAACAAATCCAGCTGGAAACCGATCAACAAAGACTGTTTCTGCAACGTCTGCCAAACTCGACAGACTTGTTGATCATCCGCAGCGATCAAGTCACGTCGCGCAGTGATCTGGCCTGGTGGCTGACAGGGCTGTTTTACACCGCGATGATGATGCTGATCCTGATCTGGCTACTGCCCTTTTTACTGCGGCTGCTCAAACTGCGTCGGGCGGCCCAGCGTTTTGGTGCCGGCGACCTGTCGCAGCGCTTGCAGGTTGGATCTGTGATGTATTTGCGCGAGCTGGAACGGGACTTTAACCACATGGCTGAGCGCATTGAATACCTGGTACAAGACGTCAAACTACTCAGTGGGGCCATGTCACATGAGCTGCGTACGCCGCTGGCGCGGATCCGCCTCGGTATGGATACCCTGGAAGAAACCACGAACCCCGATAAACGACGTCACTATGAAGCCAAGATCAACCGCGATCTGGATACCATGTCCGCGCTGATAGACCAGCTTTTAAGCTACGCAAGGATGGATCAAAGTATCGCAGAGCTACAGCGTCGTCCGCTGGATCTTTGCCTACTGGTCAGACAGGTATCAAGCACCTGGCACGACATGGATATCACGCTCAAGCTGGCTTTACCTGAACACGCCGTGCAGGTTATCGGAGATCCATTTTATCTAACCACCTTGTTGAGTAATCTGCTGGAAAACGCCAGCAAATACGGAAACGGCCAGATAGTGGTCACACTTAAGCACAGTCCAGGGTTCTGCACATTGGCAGTGCATGATGATGGCTCGGGCGTACCCAGTACACAGCAGGCACATATTTTTAAGCCCTTTGTCCGGGCGCATACAGACGACCCTGCGCGCCGTGGATTTGGCCTGGGCCTGGCACTCGCTCAGCGAATTACCGATTGGCATCAGGGCCAGCTTGGAGTCAGTGATTCAACACGCCTGAGCGGGGCCTGTTTTACTTTGCAGCTACCGGCATAA
- a CDS encoding winged helix-turn-helix domain-containing protein, with product MTTTPNTHLLLIEDDHELAHWICDYLAEKSFTVSLCHRGDEAPQQILSLNPDLVILDGMLPGLDGLDVCKQVRPQYCGPILMLTARDEDMDEVLGLEMGADDYLTKPVRARVLLARIRALLRRHSPIHVEPDPPGNTERIEIQGLLVDKSARTVTLQGQAIDVSSKEFDLLWLLAKSAGELVTRDFLTQSLRGFEYDGFDRSIDLRISRLRKKLGDNPVAPFRIKTVWGQGYQLVREAW from the coding sequence ATGACGACAACACCAAACACACACCTGTTACTGATTGAAGATGATCATGAACTGGCACACTGGATCTGTGACTACCTGGCGGAAAAATCCTTTACCGTCAGCCTGTGCCATCGTGGCGATGAGGCTCCGCAGCAGATCCTGAGCCTGAACCCGGATCTGGTGATCCTCGATGGCATGCTGCCCGGCCTGGATGGGCTGGATGTCTGTAAACAAGTCAGGCCCCAATATTGCGGACCTATCCTGATGCTGACCGCACGGGATGAAGATATGGACGAAGTACTGGGACTGGAAATGGGCGCCGATGACTACCTCACCAAACCGGTGCGAGCACGGGTACTCCTCGCCCGGATCCGTGCGTTACTGCGCCGCCATAGCCCAATCCATGTTGAACCGGATCCCCCTGGCAATACAGAGCGTATCGAGATACAAGGCCTGTTAGTGGACAAAAGCGCCCGTACCGTGACCTTGCAGGGCCAGGCCATTGACGTGTCGTCCAAGGAGTTTGATTTACTCTGGCTGCTGGCAAAATCAGCTGGCGAGCTGGTTACCCGAGATTTTCTTACCCAGTCTTTACGTGGCTTTGAATACGATGGATTTGATCGCTCCATCGATCTGCGCATCTCACGGTTGCGCAAAAAACTCGGTGACAATCCGGTTGCACCCTTTCGCATCAAAACGGTCTGGGGACAGGGCTATCAGTTGGTTCGGGAAGCCTGGTGA
- a CDS encoding DUF3019 domain-containing protein — MRKLISTLALTVITLVHNPAVANAPVTLTLSPQQCVALHQGEYCHNELTIHWQASSPGDYCLTHANREQPLKCWQTAAKGKLTMDLKFNQNVLFFLQDRQQKTLASAQFTYAWVYNKSKNTRVRWRMF, encoded by the coding sequence ATGCGTAAACTTATCTCCACCTTAGCCCTTACTGTCATAACACTTGTCCACAACCCGGCTGTTGCCAACGCGCCCGTGACCCTGACACTGAGTCCACAACAATGTGTCGCATTGCACCAGGGGGAGTACTGTCACAACGAGCTGACCATTCACTGGCAAGCGAGCTCACCGGGCGACTACTGTCTGACACATGCTAACCGTGAACAGCCACTAAAATGTTGGCAAACCGCTGCGAAGGGCAAACTGACAATGGACCTTAAATTCAATCAAAATGTACTTTTTTTCCTGCAAGATAGGCAGCAAAAAACACTGGCCAGTGCCCAATTCACCTATGCCTGGGTCTATAACAAAAGTAAAAACACACGCGTAAGATGGCGAATGTTCTGA
- a CDS encoding MipA/OmpV family protein: MNKVMIRPLVSCLLLVGMNSQALLAAESAQEQTQDSKGFVALGVGAFTGQGPFGDASAGLGYFVNGAYEWDNGLFVEVPGGPNNILGNTSVGYNLYRNAQWDIDFLASSARSDADTKYIQQDGSELRFTKNQTNYLGVRFRGIWSGLRFQLIAAPELNDDRGAYVSTQISKHWTAKNWHLFSAYRVNYLPGDMLNYYYGVNNTENNNNNRIEGLPEYIASSGLSHSLHLGATYPLTENWLFDASLRYYHTPSAIADSPIIQSNLERGDNRSRNALGLGLSVSYVF; the protein is encoded by the coding sequence ATGAACAAGGTAATGATACGCCCCCTGGTAAGTTGCCTGCTTCTTGTCGGGATGAACAGTCAGGCGCTACTGGCAGCTGAATCTGCACAGGAGCAAACTCAAGACAGTAAAGGCTTTGTTGCGCTTGGTGTTGGCGCTTTTACCGGGCAGGGCCCATTTGGCGATGCCAGTGCGGGCCTGGGATATTTTGTGAATGGCGCCTATGAGTGGGATAACGGGCTGTTTGTAGAAGTCCCTGGCGGCCCCAATAATATTCTCGGCAACACCAGCGTAGGCTACAACTTATATCGTAATGCACAGTGGGATATAGATTTTCTGGCCTCATCCGCACGATCCGATGCCGATACCAAGTACATTCAACAAGATGGCTCCGAGCTGCGTTTTACAAAAAACCAGACCAACTATCTGGGTGTTCGCTTTCGTGGGATCTGGTCAGGATTACGGTTTCAGTTAATTGCCGCCCCAGAGTTGAATGACGACCGGGGTGCTTATGTGAGTACTCAGATAAGTAAACACTGGACGGCAAAAAACTGGCACCTGTTCAGTGCTTATCGGGTGAACTATCTGCCAGGTGATATGCTGAACTATTATTATGGCGTCAACAACACAGAGAATAACAATAATAACCGGATCGAAGGGTTGCCTGAGTACATAGCCAGTAGCGGCTTATCCCACAGCCTGCACCTTGGGGCCACCTACCCACTCACCGAAAACTGGCTGTTTGATGCCTCTTTACGTTATTACCACACTCCCAGTGCCATTGCCGACAGCCCCATCATACAGAGCAATCTCGAACGCGGTGACAATCGCAGCCGCAATGCGCTGGGATTGGGTCTGTCTGTCAGCTATGTGTTTTAA
- a CDS encoding sensor histidine kinase: protein MWFKNKHLMTYAQRKQQLRLQACAFLLCLLIPLSILLYFGLAQLKQNQLSEYQEQARSLITQIDRQMFKRRLLSSSLPVEAFDYYQPVYNPLTEETLQIPSVLSHLDPARPTATRPILGLVGYFQFDAQGRFNSPIWPEPLSAEDLTRPTSEHQQSSVELQQRYDRAKFIYQTLAKSNALQTKLATGLSKENGLYQIWFDVPGYFIFYRLPKVVTERKLQGYLVRRDPYLLSLVGEYLSQSQFDTPVLLTLDADRSNSSNKLYNAMTAQPEQLYFLLPHAQPNVRRLSEADIPAELRAQPLYSSALRWPFNNYTLHFTTHTLPMSPTLFYSALFALLLVLTILGACYGFYRLSVKQLALAEQRMNFVSSVSHELKTPLTAIRMYAEMLRAGTVVSTEAQQDYYGFIHSESERLSRLIDNILLLTRLNQEDHTGLPQVKPDYAPVAMLADIIRSKTSTLLEKQDFRLNMVVEAPLSEEVDVLVDQDAFAQVVINIVENTVKFFSAEGIRDPARRQLDITFRRATQGDDKLILELRDYGPGVSQQQCDKLFELFYRGGNELTRTTQGTGIGLALVAQLVKAQQGQITAHQMTPGLALRLTLHTRHTGNEMPESKVLA, encoded by the coding sequence ATGTGGTTTAAAAACAAACACCTTATGACCTATGCACAACGCAAGCAGCAGCTGCGTTTGCAGGCCTGTGCCTTCTTATTGTGCTTGCTCATTCCGCTTAGTATCTTGCTCTACTTTGGCCTTGCACAACTTAAACAAAACCAGCTGAGCGAGTATCAGGAGCAGGCCCGTAGCCTGATAACACAAATTGATCGCCAGATGTTTAAACGCCGCCTGCTGTCCAGTTCACTGCCTGTCGAGGCATTTGATTATTATCAGCCAGTCTACAACCCACTCACTGAAGAAACCCTGCAGATCCCTTCTGTCTTGTCACATCTGGATCCGGCCAGACCAACGGCCACCCGGCCGATCCTGGGACTGGTCGGTTATTTTCAATTTGATGCGCAAGGCCGGTTCAACAGTCCTATCTGGCCGGAGCCGCTGTCTGCCGAAGACCTCACGAGACCCACATCAGAACATCAGCAAAGCTCTGTCGAGCTGCAACAACGCTACGACCGGGCGAAATTCATTTACCAGACGCTGGCCAAATCCAATGCGCTCCAAACTAAGCTGGCGACGGGGCTGAGCAAGGAAAATGGCTTGTATCAAATCTGGTTTGATGTGCCCGGCTACTTTATCTTCTATCGACTACCTAAAGTCGTTACGGAGCGCAAGTTACAAGGTTATCTGGTCAGGCGTGATCCCTATTTACTCAGTCTTGTTGGCGAATACCTGAGCCAAAGTCAGTTTGATACCCCGGTTTTACTCACGCTGGATGCGGATAGGTCAAACAGCTCCAACAAATTGTATAACGCTATGACTGCACAGCCAGAGCAACTGTATTTCTTACTGCCTCATGCCCAGCCAAATGTACGCAGGCTATCAGAGGCCGACATTCCCGCAGAGCTGCGAGCACAGCCCTTGTATAGCAGTGCCCTGCGCTGGCCGTTTAACAATTACACACTGCACTTTACCACCCATACCTTGCCCATGAGCCCGACGCTGTTTTACAGCGCGCTGTTTGCTCTGTTGCTGGTCCTCACGATTTTGGGTGCCTGTTACGGGTTTTACCGGCTGAGTGTCAAGCAGCTTGCGCTGGCAGAGCAAAGAATGAACTTTGTGTCTTCGGTCAGCCATGAGCTCAAAACACCACTTACCGCTATCCGCATGTATGCCGAAATGCTGCGTGCTGGTACTGTGGTTTCCACAGAAGCACAGCAGGATTATTATGGCTTTATCCACAGTGAAAGCGAGCGCCTGAGTCGCCTGATAGACAATATCCTGTTGCTGACCCGGCTGAACCAAGAAGATCACACAGGCTTGCCTCAGGTTAAACCAGACTATGCTCCGGTGGCCATGCTGGCCGATATCATTCGCTCCAAGACCTCGACCCTCCTGGAAAAACAGGACTTCCGTCTGAATATGGTGGTTGAAGCGCCGCTATCAGAGGAAGTTGACGTTTTAGTAGATCAGGATGCCTTTGCCCAGGTGGTGATAAACATTGTTGAAAACACCGTCAAGTTTTTTAGTGCCGAGGGCATTCGTGATCCCGCGCGCAGACAACTCGATATTACCTTTCGACGTGCTACACAAGGAGACGACAAACTGATCCTGGAGCTCCGTGATTACGGCCCGGGCGTGTCGCAACAGCAATGCGATAAGCTGTTTGAGCTGTTTTATCGCGGTGGGAATGAGCTAACCCGCACAACCCAGGGAACGGGGATCGGTCTGGCCCTGGTCGCTCAGTTGGTCAAAGCACAACAAGGCCAGATAACAGCCCACCAGATGACACCGGGGCTCGCGCTAAGATTGACCTTACATACCAGACATACTGGCAATGAGATGCCCGAGTCGAAGGTCCTGGCATAG
- a CDS encoding response regulator transcription factor, whose translation MKPTLLIVEDEPAILRGLTDLFVFHGYEVDSEMDGAQGLKRAQQGDYACILLDVMLPSMNGFAVCEALRQIAPTQPIMMLTAKSTEQDIINGLSLGADDYVAKPFSTSELVLRVNALVRRSGWHQHDEELVLSKDVCINPQTLTGTSYQQSVKYTRREVSLLSYLLRQNKPVSRDELLHQVWGYKIVGDIDTRTVDIHIAKLRKKIEQDPKSPRHLVTHRGEGYQLYTQ comes from the coding sequence ATGAAACCTACCCTACTGATCGTAGAAGATGAGCCGGCCATCTTACGTGGTCTGACCGACCTATTTGTTTTTCATGGCTATGAAGTCGACAGTGAAATGGACGGGGCGCAAGGCCTTAAACGTGCCCAACAGGGCGATTACGCCTGTATTTTATTAGATGTCATGCTGCCATCGATGAACGGCTTTGCGGTCTGTGAAGCACTCAGACAAATCGCACCGACTCAGCCAATCATGATGCTCACCGCCAAAAGCACCGAGCAGGACATAATCAATGGCCTGAGCCTGGGTGCCGATGATTATGTCGCCAAACCCTTTTCAACCTCGGAACTGGTATTGCGCGTCAACGCGCTGGTACGTCGCTCGGGCTGGCACCAGCATGACGAAGAGCTGGTTTTGAGCAAAGACGTCTGTATCAATCCACAAACACTGACCGGCACATCGTACCAACAGAGCGTTAAATACACGCGCCGTGAGGTCAGCTTGTTGAGTTACCTGCTGCGTCAGAATAAGCCCGTCAGCCGTGACGAGTTATTACACCAGGTTTGGGGCTACAAAATAGTGGGAGACATAGATACGCGTACCGTGGATATTCACATCGCCAAACTGCGAAAAAAAATAGAGCAGGACCCGAAATCGCCGCGTCACCTGGTCACCCATCGCGGTGAAGGTTATCAACTCTACACCCAGTAA
- a CDS encoding HlyD family secretion protein gives MDIVRTNKSPLLSRKAKVMSVMGLIVVSSLTLFFNHHTSASNLVDKAPLLIDTVRRGELKVTVRGSGVLVPAQIRWITTPVDGRVEQVFKKAGAEVKQGDVLLQLSNPELEEALAQARWELQALEAQIHAEQVALESTLLDQEIAVVDEKLSLERAQLTLAAQEKLLAQGIVAVSKIDFEEVKINVAQYRQRFALEQQRLQKRRENLAAQLRAGDARLNSLRKRVARIEQQVNGLTVVATMDSIVQAMPLEPGQQIGAGSNLAMLARNDQFFAELRIPESQIKDVQLGQAVTLDTRASQITGTVQRIDPVVSDSAVLVEVSLNGKLPKEVRPALSVDGVIEIATIEDTLFVKRPVMASGFSQASLYLLANSGEQALRRPLTFGHMSSQYIEIEHGAAEGERVILSDTSHWQHAEVRFKQSFSSLQ, from the coding sequence ATGGACATAGTGAGAACCAATAAAAGCCCCCTGTTAAGTCGCAAAGCCAAAGTTATGAGCGTGATGGGATTGATTGTCGTGAGCAGTCTGACCCTGTTTTTTAACCACCATACTAGCGCGTCCAATCTGGTAGATAAAGCCCCCTTGTTGATCGATACGGTGCGTCGGGGTGAGCTAAAAGTAACGGTGCGTGGCAGTGGCGTGTTGGTGCCGGCGCAGATCCGTTGGATCACGACGCCGGTCGACGGACGAGTCGAGCAAGTGTTTAAAAAAGCCGGCGCTGAGGTAAAACAGGGCGACGTGTTACTGCAACTGAGTAACCCGGAGCTGGAAGAGGCGCTGGCACAGGCACGCTGGGAGCTACAGGCATTAGAAGCACAAATTCATGCCGAGCAGGTTGCGCTGGAGTCGACTTTACTGGACCAGGAAATTGCCGTTGTAGACGAAAAACTTAGTCTGGAGCGCGCTCAGCTGACCCTGGCAGCACAAGAAAAGCTGCTGGCGCAGGGGATAGTTGCGGTCTCTAAGATTGATTTTGAAGAGGTCAAGATTAATGTCGCTCAGTACCGCCAGCGTTTTGCGCTGGAACAGCAAAGGCTGCAAAAGCGACGTGAAAATCTGGCAGCACAACTGCGTGCCGGTGACGCGCGGCTCAACAGCCTGCGTAAACGGGTCGCGCGGATTGAGCAGCAGGTCAATGGCCTGACTGTGGTTGCGACCATGGACAGCATAGTGCAGGCCATGCCGCTGGAGCCGGGACAGCAGATCGGGGCGGGCAGTAATCTGGCGATGCTGGCCAGAAATGATCAGTTCTTTGCCGAGTTGCGGATTCCTGAAAGCCAGATCAAAGACGTTCAGCTCGGCCAGGCGGTGACTCTGGATACCCGTGCCAGTCAGATCACAGGCACAGTGCAGCGTATTGATCCTGTGGTCAGCGACAGTGCGGTGTTGGTGGAGGTGTCGCTTAACGGGAAGCTGCCGAAAGAGGTACGCCCGGCGCTGAGTGTCGACGGGGTGATCGAAATCGCCACGATTGAGGACACCCTGTTTGTGAAGCGGCCGGTTATGGCCAGTGGCTTTAGTCAGGCCAGCCTTTACTTATTGGCGAACTCCGGAGAACAGGCTCTTCGCCGACCGCTGACATTTGGCCACATGTCCAGTCAGTACATTGAGATTGAGCATGGCGCCGCTGAGGGCGAGCGGGTGATCCTTTCTGATACCTCACACTGGCAGCACGCCGAAGTACGTTTCAAGCAATCATTTTCTTCCTTGCAGTAG
- a CDS encoding ABC transporter ATP-binding protein: MSHQQHSSDRLVELSQLNKVFVSDDVETWALNNINLTISKGEYLAITGPSGCGKSTLLAQLGLLDTPSNGTYWLAGHNTAQIDKHERARIRNKEIGFIFQAFNLISELNVADNVALPLSYRADLSRAEQHERVAAALEQVEMSHRASHYPAQLSGGQQQRVAIARAIAGQPAIILADEPTGNLDSNNARIVMTLLDTLNHNGATICMVTHDMSSALRTGRVIEMKDGVIVSDSPAKARTAIAV, from the coding sequence ATGTCACATCAACAACACAGCAGCGACCGCCTGGTAGAGCTGAGTCAGTTAAATAAGGTATTTGTCAGTGATGATGTCGAAACCTGGGCACTGAACAACATCAATCTCACCATTTCAAAAGGCGAATACCTGGCCATTACCGGTCCGTCTGGGTGTGGTAAATCGACCTTACTGGCCCAGCTGGGCTTGTTGGATACACCGAGCAATGGCACATACTGGCTGGCCGGACACAATACCGCCCAGATCGATAAACATGAGCGTGCCCGGATCCGCAATAAGGAAATCGGCTTTATTTTTCAGGCGTTCAATTTAATCAGTGAGCTGAATGTGGCTGACAATGTCGCCCTGCCGCTTAGTTATCGTGCAGATCTCAGTCGCGCGGAGCAGCATGAACGGGTCGCGGCGGCGCTGGAACAGGTCGAAATGAGTCATAGAGCCAGCCATTATCCTGCTCAGCTGTCCGGGGGACAACAGCAGCGTGTTGCCATTGCCCGTGCTATTGCCGGCCAACCAGCCATTATTCTGGCCGATGAACCCACAGGTAACTTGGACTCTAACAATGCCCGAATAGTGATGACGCTGCTCGACACGCTTAATCACAATGGCGCAACCATTTGTATGGTGACGCATGATATGTCTTCGGCGTTGCGTACCGGGCGAGTCATTGAAATGAAGGATGGCGTCATCGTGTCTGATAGCCCGGCCAAAGCGCGCACTGCCATTGCGGTTTGA
- a CDS encoding ABC transporter permease encodes MSAWIDIRYAARLLLKKPLFTLTTTAIVTVGLALTLYTFTLMQQLVFKPLTLGQDTPLVAIAGEFKAAHGARQRVDPYHLNQVQADSMLLQNMSLYESAVRTVGRQGNEAISHKVHLTYAQWDLFEVAGVQPLLGRSFSPSDQQDGAQSVVVLSHDIWQRVFDGDETIIGRMIQVEAIPKQVIGVMPPGFAFPARAQVWQIMTQTRLEPANPSNRGALQAVARLKPDVTLTQFQHELATLLQRQLQALPQEFAWRADVAGGYLQAIPFKLSVDVLYQHYAILVAMILVVLLILLLTCINVGNLLLARVNEQIRDVAIRVALGVPQHRLVLQMLWESTLICCLGGLLALVLAHWGIALTNLAFDEIFAMSGARPFWWTLSISSDGVWMLILAVVMMIVITGLIPAWRALQGDINGILRDGTRGAVSKRAGRVNQALVVAEIALSCVVLAIAAMLLGSSLAAQQADYGVQTEHRLTASVRLAWGSYRWNGGAPEARKKRNDFYYGLKAKLEQLPQINSVAYFSSLPGTGGGTSHFEIQGRAEAVFSDNPMWNFELVSRDAWRTVGMQLLEGRDFNLSDLAVDSRELREQGSVVIINAAMARELFPEGNALGQRVRTLNGEGWHTEWRTIVGVVSDSVHGPTTDATSARHTGYGLMDLRPWRMNLVMHYRGEQSQAIAALRQAIVDLDADATVHDIQSYQSLIKQPLLLMASLNQIFFVGGLVALFLAASGIYAMAANSIALRSQEIATRRALGVPDGQVVLLFVRQALWQLAVGLTLGIGAALWLSAQLAGAMNIDPNSYVWALLGIPAFIVMLVLLATLLPVSRQLQVPPAEALRQS; translated from the coding sequence ATGTCTGCCTGGATAGATATTCGCTATGCAGCCCGGCTGCTGCTGAAAAAGCCGTTATTTACCCTGACCACCACCGCGATTGTGACCGTGGGCCTGGCCCTGACTTTATATACCTTTACTCTGATGCAGCAGCTGGTCTTTAAGCCACTGACGCTAGGCCAGGATACGCCCCTGGTTGCGATTGCTGGTGAATTTAAAGCCGCCCATGGGGCACGTCAGCGGGTTGATCCCTATCATCTCAACCAAGTCCAGGCCGACAGCATGTTGTTACAGAATATGAGTCTGTATGAGTCGGCTGTGCGCACTGTGGGCAGGCAGGGCAACGAAGCCATCTCCCATAAAGTACACCTTACTTATGCGCAATGGGATCTGTTTGAAGTCGCTGGCGTGCAGCCTCTGCTCGGTCGTAGCTTTAGTCCGTCAGATCAGCAAGATGGTGCGCAATCTGTGGTGGTGTTGAGTCATGATATCTGGCAGCGGGTGTTTGACGGTGATGAAACTATCATAGGCCGGATGATCCAGGTGGAAGCGATCCCCAAACAGGTAATCGGTGTGATGCCACCCGGGTTTGCTTTTCCAGCTCGGGCACAGGTGTGGCAAATCATGACGCAAACTCGCCTTGAGCCAGCTAACCCATCAAACCGGGGCGCTTTGCAGGCGGTTGCCCGGCTGAAGCCCGATGTGACTTTGACGCAGTTCCAGCACGAACTGGCCACACTGTTACAGCGTCAACTTCAAGCGTTACCACAGGAGTTTGCCTGGCGTGCGGATGTGGCTGGGGGATATCTCCAGGCGATCCCGTTCAAACTCAGCGTCGATGTGTTGTATCAACATTACGCGATTTTAGTGGCGATGATCCTGGTCGTGCTGCTGATTCTACTGCTGACCTGTATCAATGTGGGCAACCTACTGCTGGCCCGGGTCAATGAACAGATCCGGGATGTGGCAATTCGGGTTGCACTGGGCGTACCACAACATCGCCTGGTGTTACAGATGCTGTGGGAGAGCACTCTGATCTGCTGCCTGGGTGGTTTACTGGCATTGGTGCTGGCGCACTGGGGGATTGCCCTGACCAATCTGGCCTTTGATGAGATATTTGCAATGAGTGGCGCACGGCCTTTCTGGTGGACCCTCAGTATCTCATCCGACGGGGTGTGGATGCTGATACTCGCGGTGGTGATGATGATAGTGATCACCGGGTTGATCCCGGCATGGCGCGCTTTGCAGGGGGATATTAATGGCATTTTGCGTGATGGTACGCGTGGTGCAGTGAGCAAACGAGCCGGACGAGTCAATCAGGCGCTGGTTGTTGCTGAGATTGCTTTATCTTGTGTGGTGTTGGCCATTGCGGCGATGTTATTGGGTAGCAGTTTGGCGGCGCAGCAGGCCGATTATGGTGTACAAACTGAACATCGCTTAACGGCATCGGTACGTCTGGCCTGGGGCAGCTATCGCTGGAATGGTGGTGCACCTGAGGCAAGAAAAAAGCGCAATGATTTTTACTATGGACTCAAAGCAAAGCTAGAGCAGCTTCCTCAGATCAACAGTGTTGCGTATTTTAGCAGTCTGCCGGGCACCGGAGGCGGGACCTCTCACTTTGAAATTCAGGGACGAGCGGAAGCGGTGTTCAGTGACAACCCGATGTGGAATTTTGAGTTGGTCAGCCGGGATGCCTGGCGTACCGTGGGTATGCAGTTGCTTGAAGGTCGAGATTTTAATCTGAGCGACCTGGCTGTAGATAGCCGCGAGCTGCGTGAACAGGGCTCTGTGGTGATCATTAACGCTGCCATGGCACGCGAGTTGTTTCCTGAGGGGAATGCACTGGGTCAGCGCGTGCGAACACTCAATGGTGAAGGCTGGCATACCGAATGGCGCACTATTGTGGGAGTGGTGTCTGACAGTGTTCACGGTCCGACAACGGATGCAACCAGTGCCCGCCATACCGGCTATGGGCTGATGGATTTAAGGCCCTGGCGAATGAACCTGGTGATGCACTACCGTGGTGAGCAATCACAGGCCATTGCCGCACTGCGTCAGGCCATTGTTGATCTGGATGCCGATGCTACGGTACACGACATTCAGAGCTACCAGAGCCTTATCAAACAGCCACTGTTGCTGATGGCCTCACTCAATCAGATATTTTTCGTTGGCGGGCTGGTGGCATTGTTTTTAGCGGCCAGCGGCATTTATGCGATGGCAGCCAATAGTATTGCACTGCGCAGTCAGGAGATTGCCACGCGCCGTGCGCTCGGCGTACCGGACGGACAAGTGGTGCTTTTATTTGTCAGGCAGGCACTGTGGCAGCTGGCAGTGGGATTAACATTGGGGATCGGAGCGGCGTTGTGGCTAAGCGCACAGCTCGCCGGGGCCATGAACATCGACCCGAACAGTTATGTCTGGGCGCTGCTCGGGATACCTGCGTTTATTGTGATGTTGGTGCTGCTGGCAACCTTGCTGCCGGTTTCCCGGCAGCTTCAGGTGCCACCGGCAGAGGCACTCAGACAGAGTTAG
- a CDS encoding VOC family protein, whose translation MLANYIQRVHHVAIICSDYAVSKAFYTDVIGCRVIAENYQPGRESYKLDLSLPDGTQIELFHFASAPARPSYPEAQGLRHLALSVTHIEAARHALIAQGVSCEAIRLDPYTQKRFCFFADPDGLPLELYEVSETADVLE comes from the coding sequence ATGCTTGCCAACTACATTCAGCGTGTTCACCATGTCGCGATTATTTGTTCAGATTATGCCGTATCAAAAGCATTTTATACGGATGTGATAGGGTGTCGCGTCATTGCTGAGAACTACCAACCCGGGCGTGAGAGCTATAAGCTGGATCTATCACTGCCTGATGGCACTCAGATAGAGTTGTTTCACTTTGCCTCGGCACCAGCACGGCCGAGTTATCCAGAAGCGCAGGGGCTGCGTCATCTTGCTTTGTCCGTTACTCACATAGAAGCGGCGCGTCATGCCCTCATAGCTCAAGGCGTGAGCTGTGAAGCCATTCGCCTTGATCCCTATACCCAAAAACGCTTTTGTTTTTTTGCAGACCCGGACGGGCTACCATTAGAGCTGTATGAGGTGTCGGAAACCGCAGATGTTCTTGAATGA